From the Calditrichota bacterium genome, the window AGCGAACCGCGCAAGGTCACCAGGTGGGTCTTGTATTTCTTGTTGAACCGTATTCTCGTCACCTCGCCCATTTCTAAGAACTTTCCCTCTTGATCCATCACGGGGAGTTGATCCCCGGGGGCAAAGTTCGGGACAAATTCGTGTGGGATAACCACTTCTGCCCAGTGCTCGTCAATCTTCCTGGCTAAGGTAATTGCCAGGCCGGGACAGGCCGCAACGCACAGCATGCAGCCTGAACACTCACCAGAATAGACAGGCGGGTCGAGAAGATTGCCTCTCTCCCCTCGCAAAGAGATTGCGCCCGTGGGGCACACTGCGGCGCAGGGGTCGCAAGGGATCTCTTCCACACAGTGAAGCACCGGCTGAAACTTGGGGCCCAGTGCCACAGCTTGCTTGGGATAAACCTTTCCTGGGGGGCTCTTCAGAATCTCCATCTTTTCAGCAAAGGTGCCGTCGATGTGCACCTGGTCGCCGAGCATCCCGGCCATCCGCAGTCCAGCGATGCGTCCGCCAAACATCGCGGAAGAAGCCTCGGCGATCTCCTCCGCATCCCCTGCTCTCACCACCTTGAAGCCGAAGCGCCGCGCCATTTGATAGAACTCGTCCACGGGGCTCAAGCCTACGGCAAGGAGGAGGGTATCCACCGCATAGGTGCGCGCCGTGCTGAGGATCGGCTGAAAGCGCTCATCCACCTGGGCAATGGT encodes:
- a CDS encoding FAD-dependent oxidoreductase codes for the protein TCDVLVVGGGPSGLTAAIELAKRNFSAVLVDDKAALGGKLVLQTHKFFGSVEDCYAGTRGIDIARLLAQQVAELPNITVMTNASVVGIYKDQKAGVFVDGRHYVIVGFQGLVVSAGAREKGLIFPGNHLPGVYGAGAFQTLVNRDLVRPAERLFIIGSGNVGLIAAYHALQAGMQVVGIADILPKVAGYKVHQDKIKRMGVPIYLSHTILSAEGRGRVERVTIAQVDERFQPILSTARTYAVDTLLLAVGLSPVDEFYQMARRFGFKVVRAGDAEEIAEASSAMFGGRIAGLRMAGMLGDQVHIDGTFAEKMEILKSPPGKVYPKQAVALGPKFQPVLHCVEEIPCDPCAAVCPTGAISLRGERGNLLDPPVYSGECSGCMLCVAACPGLAITLARKIDEHWAEVVIPHEFVPNFAPGDQLPVMDQEGKFLEMGEVTRIRFNKKYKTHLVTLRGSL